In the genome of Deltaproteobacteria bacterium, the window AGTGGCGACAGGGGTCTCTCCTCTCACGGATGCCCGGCCGTTGATGGGAGAGATACCCGGCTCGACCGGGGAAATGCCCCTTGTCAGGAGGGTCTCCGAGAGCCCGGCCGGGAGGAGGGGACAACCTTTAGCGCAGATCAACGCTCGATCCGGGAACTCCGGAAAAGGAGTCCCCTTGGCAGCGCAGAGAGAGGAGGGTGGAACCCCATCATCTGCGGAAGAGCCTTCGGGCGGGGGAACGGCCGAGGCGGGTGGCCGGGCAATAGATCTGGAGCGGCTGGCAGATCAAGTCTATTCCATCATAGAGGACCGTCTCACCATAGAGCGGGAGAGTCTCGGCATCTAGGCTGAGGAGGACAGTAGTACCATGGAACTCGAAAAGGCGACGATCTGGTACGAGATAAAGAACAAGAAAGAGGTCGTCCAGGTCCTGTTCAACCCCACGGAATATCGACTCAACAAGGCCAACCAGTTTGCCGAGGTGGCCATACCCGGCCTGGGTACCCCGCCGCTTCAGTTTGTCCGCGGAAATGCCCGTACGCTCTCCATGCAGTTGTTCTTCGATACCTATGAACAGGGCTCTGATGTGAGGGAGCACACCCAGAAGATCATGAAGCTCCTGGAGATCCACAGAGAGCTCCACGCTCCCCCAGTCTGCCACTTCAACTGGGGCAGACTCGATTTTGCCGGGGTGCTGGAAAGGGCAGACCAGCGCTTCACCCTTTTCCTCCCGGACGGAACCCCTGTCAGGGCCACGGTGGACGTCTCTTTCAAGGAATACTGCGAGGCACAGAAACAGGCTGGGAACCTCCAGTCAGCGGATTTCACCAAGCGTTACGTGGTCAAGAGGGGTGATACCCTGAACAGGATCGCTCACCAGGAGTATGGCGACCCAGGATTGTGGCGACCCATCGCCCAGGAGAACCGCATGGATGACCCCCTTGCCCTTAGACCAGGGCAAGTGCTGGTCATCCCTGCCTTGGAGTGATCGTATCCGTGAGTCCAGGCAGGTCTTATGCACCCAGCTTTCGAATCCTGCTCGGCGGCACCGAGCTCCGTCACGGCGTCACCGCCGACGTGCTTTCGGTGACCGTGGTCGACAATGCAGACCGGGCCGACTCCTTCAGCTTCACCGTCCGGGATCACCTCCCTGAACCTGATCGCCTCTTCCCAGGTGGAGAGAGGCTCCAGTGGATGGACAGCCGTATCTTTGACGAGGGTAACAGGGTGGAGATCTACATGGGTTACGCGGACGATCTCGTCTCCATGATGGTTGGGGAGATAACCGCGGTCAATCCCAGTTTTCCAGCCAGTGGACAGCCCACCTTGAGGGTGCAGGGATACAGCCTCTATCACAGGCTCCAGCGGACGCGCCTTCGAAAGCCGTTCAAGGCCACCACCGACAGTGGAATCGTCCGCCAAATCGCCACCCAGATGAACCTGGAGCCCATGGTGGATGAGACCGAGGTGGAGTATCCCCTGGTCTCCCCCAAAGGGGAGACGTGCGCCTCTTTTCTCAGGCAAAGGGCCGAGCGGATCGGCTACGAGGTGGTGGTGAAACGAGAGACCCTCTACTTTCAACGCCCCCGCTATCTGGAGAACCCGAGCCCCGGGTTGACCCTTGAGTGGGGCAGGAGTCTCATCCATTTCAGCCCCAGGCTCTCCACCTTCAATGCTCCCACAGAGGTCACGGTGAGGGGATCTCAGACCTCGCAGGGCCGGGGCAAGGAACCCCTGGTGGGCACTGCCCGGGCCGGCGATGAGCGGGTTAAGATGGGCACAGAGACAGGCCAACAGATAGCCCGCAGTGTCTTCGGTGACCATCACCTCCTGGTGGAGGACCACAACATTACCACCTCCCAGGAGGCAAACGAGGTGGCCCGAGCCAGGCTCGAGACCCAGGCCATGAATTTCATCACAGGAAGCGGTTCCTGCATCGGCAACCCGAGGCTCAGGGCGAGGATGGTACTCGCCCTCAAAGGCCTGGGGAAGAGATTCAGCGGGAACTATTACGTCACCGCGGCCACCCACACCATCGACGGCGGGGGGTACCGTACGGATTTCCAGGTAAAGAGGAACGCCAGATGAGCCTGCTCGAACTTCTCAATGCCCGCACTCCCGGGGCCGACCAGCAGAACAAGGTGTACGGCGTGGTGGTCGGCATAGTCCGGGACATAAAGGATCCCCTCAACCTCGGCCGGGTCAAGGTCGACTTCCCCTGGATGGGTGAGGCCGCAGAAGCGGTATCCATCTCTTCCGAGGAGGATCGGGCCCACAGCTACTGGGCGCGCATCGCCACGCTCATGGCTGGAAGTGGGCGGGGTACTTACTTCGTCCCCGAGGTAGGGGAAGAGGTGCTCGTGGCCTTCGAGCACGGAGACCTGGACCGTCCCTTTGTCATCGGCTCTCTTTGGAACGCCGACGACGAACCCCCGGAGAGCATGGATGGGGAGGGCAAGAACCACCTCCGTACCATCCACTCCAGGAGCGGCCACGTTCTTACCTTCGACGACAACATCGACGAGGAGAAGGCGAGATTGATCATAAAGAGCCAGGGTGGGCACGAGATCCACCTGGACGACGGAAAAGGACAGGAAAAGATCGAGTTGAAAACCAAGGAGGGCCACACTATCACCCTCGACGATGCAGCCGGCACCGTGACCCTGGCCGACAAGGCCGGCAACGAGATGGTGCTCGACTCGAATGCCAATTCCCTGACCGTCAAGACCGGTGGAAACCAGGACCAGACAGTGGGGGGCAACCTGACAATCAACGTGACAGGCACGGTGACCATCTCGGCCCCTTCCGCGATAACACTGGATGCCACCTCGATCAAGCTGGGCTCCTCCGCCGCCCTGACCCTGGTGAACGACACCTTTCTCGATATCTTCAACGCCCATTTCCACGTGGGTAACCTCGGTGCTCCAACGTCGCCGCCGACCGTACCGGCGATCAAGAGCGTCCAGAGCACGATCTTCACCAAAGGAGCGTAGCCATGAGCCAGGAGTTCCTCGGGGTGGGATGGAAGTTTCCCGTGCAGACCGACGACCAGGGCGAGATCGCTCTCAGCCGCCATGAAGAGGATATTCGAGAGCGGATCTGGATCATCCTCGGCACCGCACCTGGAGAGAGGCTGATGCGTCCTGAGTTCGGCTGCGGCATCCACGACTACGTGTTCTCCCCGAACAACAGCCGTACTGCCGGCCTTGTCCGCTTTCATGTGGAAGAGGCCCTCACCCGCTGGGAACCGCGGATCGACCTGGAGGAGGTGAATGTCCAGGCCGACCCGGGCCGGCCGGTCCTGTTGCGGATCAATATCCGCTACCGGGTTCGGGCCACGGACACCCGTTTCAACCTGGTCTATCCCTTCTACCTGGAACGTGGGGAGGTACGATGAGAATCGAAGCTCCGGGGTTCAGGATCCGGATCAAAAATCACACCGAGGGAGAGGCACGAAACTCCGAGGAGGCCCTCCACTTTGTGAAGGAAGAGTTGGCCGAGCAGGGCTTGAAACTCCAGCCCGGAGGAGCAGGCTGGGCGCTGATGAACCTCTTCGGCCGCATGGTGGAACTCGTCTTCAACCGCCTCGACCAGGTACCTGAAAAGCACTTCCTGGCCTTCCTCAACGAAGCCGGGGTCGATCTGCTCCCCCCCAGTCCGGCAGGTACGGAACTCACCTTCACCCTCCAACCCGACGGCCCTTCCCACATCCTCGTACCCGCCGGCACCCAGGTGGCAACGGTTCAGACCGAGACCCTCCCCGAGATAATCTTCGAGACCGAACGCGATGTGGTGGTCTCTTCAACCAGACTCGTAAAGTGCATCGCCTTTGATCCGCTCAACTACAGCGACCGTACCCCGGAGGCTGGAGGCGGGGACTCTGCCTCTTCCGCTGAAACCACACGTGCGGGCTTTGCCGCATTCCGGGGCGAAAAAGAACGGAGGCGCGCCCTCTACATAGGCCATGGCGCGGTCTTTGCCTTTCCCGACGAGGCAACCCGGAAGGGTGCCGTCATCAAGCTCCATTTTCAGGTCAAAGCGCAACATGGGTCTCCTGACTGGCGGCTTCTGTGGGAATATTACGACGAGAATGCCGCGGATTGGAAGCGCTTTTCCCCTCAGCCCGAGGACGAGACCCGGGGACTTCTCACAAGCGGGTTCGTCACCTTCACCGCACCACCCGAAATCGGTGAGCATACGATCACCCAGAACGACGAGCAGTGGACCAGCCGCTGGATCCGTGCCCTTTTGACAGGAGGCGCAGACCGGACCCTCCTTCCGGTCCTCGATACGGTCAGGATTTCCAGAAGCGTGCGTGTCCAATCGGGGAACCTCCTGCCCGATCTCTCCTATTACAACCCCATCGAGAGCGCCGCCTATATCCCGCTGGACCTCACAAAAGAGTTCTATCCCCTGGGCAGGCGGCCATGCAATCACGACACCTTTTACATGGCCGCGGATGAACCCCTCGCCAAACCCGGAGCGACAGTCACCCTGACCCTGGATATCGGGGACCCGGGGGTCGCCTCCGAGGAGGTGGTCCTGACCTGGGAGTACTACGACGGCGAGACCTGGCAGCCGATCGGCAGGTCCTCGAGCCGCGCTCCGGCAGAGTCCACCCCTGGTTTCCACTTTCGGGATACGAGCCGGGCCTTTACCCTGGCAGGCCGGCACGAGGTCTCCTTCGTCTTACCCGACTCCGCCCATCCGGAACTCGATCCCTCCAGGCCCGTCACGGTAAACGGGGAGAAACACCACTGGCTGCGGGTCCGAATGACAAGGGGACTCTATGGCCGGGAGGGTTACTGGGACGCCAGGGGGAGGCGGTGGGTGCCAGAGGTGGTCCAACCCCCGGCCCTGGGCTCCCTCAGGTTGGGTTACACCTACCGGCCCCCTGCAGGGAAGCCCGGGCACGCAGAGTACTGCCTCAGCCAGGTGGATTCG includes:
- a CDS encoding LysM peptidoglycan-binding domain-containing protein, which encodes MELEKATIWYEIKNKKEVVQVLFNPTEYRLNKANQFAEVAIPGLGTPPLQFVRGNARTLSMQLFFDTYEQGSDVREHTQKIMKLLEIHRELHAPPVCHFNWGRLDFAGVLERADQRFTLFLPDGTPVRATVDVSFKEYCEAQKQAGNLQSADFTKRYVVKRGDTLNRIAHQEYGDPGLWRPIAQENRMDDPLALRPGQVLVIPALE
- a CDS encoding phage late control D family protein, producing the protein MSPGRSYAPSFRILLGGTELRHGVTADVLSVTVVDNADRADSFSFTVRDHLPEPDRLFPGGERLQWMDSRIFDEGNRVEIYMGYADDLVSMMVGEITAVNPSFPASGQPTLRVQGYSLYHRLQRTRLRKPFKATTDSGIVRQIATQMNLEPMVDETEVEYPLVSPKGETCASFLRQRAERIGYEVVVKRETLYFQRPRYLENPSPGLTLEWGRSLIHFSPRLSTFNAPTEVTVRGSQTSQGRGKEPLVGTARAGDERVKMGTETGQQIARSVFGDHHLLVEDHNITTSQEANEVARARLETQAMNFITGSGSCIGNPRLRARMVLALKGLGKRFSGNYYVTAATHTIDGGGYRTDFQVKRNAR
- a CDS encoding phage tail protein; amino-acid sequence: MSLLELLNARTPGADQQNKVYGVVVGIVRDIKDPLNLGRVKVDFPWMGEAAEAVSISSEEDRAHSYWARIATLMAGSGRGTYFVPEVGEEVLVAFEHGDLDRPFVIGSLWNADDEPPESMDGEGKNHLRTIHSRSGHVLTFDDNIDEEKARLIIKSQGGHEIHLDDGKGQEKIELKTKEGHTITLDDAAGTVTLADKAGNEMVLDSNANSLTVKTGGNQDQTVGGNLTINVTGTVTISAPSAITLDATSIKLGSSAALTLVNDTFLDIFNAHFHVGNLGAPTSPPTVPAIKSVQSTIFTKGA
- a CDS encoding GPW/gp25 family protein, translating into MSQEFLGVGWKFPVQTDDQGEIALSRHEEDIRERIWIILGTAPGERLMRPEFGCGIHDYVFSPNNSRTAGLVRFHVEEALTRWEPRIDLEEVNVQADPGRPVLLRINIRYRVRATDTRFNLVYPFYLERGEVR